In Equus asinus isolate D_3611 breed Donkey chromosome 13, EquAss-T2T_v2, whole genome shotgun sequence, one DNA window encodes the following:
- the INPP5K gene encoding inositol polyphosphate 5-phosphatase K isoform X2: MMEAVSPRKPTEPRVSQLSIHVVTWNVASAAPPLDLSDLLQLNNQSVNLDMYIIGLQEMNSGIMSFLSDTAFEDPWSSFFMDVLSPLSFIKGNKGGVDICLKLYGYYVSIINCHLPPHMDNNDQRLEHFDRILEMQNFEGHDIPNILDHDLILWFGDMNFRIEDFGLHFVRESIKYRYYSDLWEKDQLSIAKRHDPLLRQFQEGPLLFPPTYKFDKNSDNYDTSEKKRKPAWTDRILWRLKQQPQASSHTPRLPAPHFALSLRSYVSHMMYSISDHKPVTSTFDLELKPLVSAPLITLMPEGLWTMENNMLISYSLTPEFLRSAWDWIGLYKVGLRHINDYVSYVWVRDNQVSFSDQLNQVYIDISDMPETEDQFLLCYYSNNLHSVVGISKPFKIQPRSFLGEDLLDEAQPQF, from the exons ATGATGGAGGCCGTGAGCCCACGGAAGCCGACCGAGCCGAGAGTCAGCCAGCTCAG CATACATGTTGTGACATGGAACGTGGCCTCTGCAGCACCCCCTCTAGACCTCAGTGATCTGCTTCAGCTGAACAACCAGAGCGTGAATCTGGACATGTATATCATTGG TTTGCAGGAAATGAACTCTGGGATCATGAGCTTCCTTTCTGACACTGCCTTTGAAGACCCATGGAGCAGTTTCTTCATGGATGTGCTTTCCCCTCTGAGCTTCATCAAG GGGAACAAAGGGGGTGTCGACATCTGCCTGAAGCTTTACGGCTACTATGTCAGCATCATCAACTGCCACCTGCCACCCCACATGGACAACAATGACCAGCGCCTGGAGCACTTTGACCGGATCCTAGAGATGCAGAATTTTGAAGGACATGATATCCCCAATATCCTGGACCATGA CCTCATTCTCTGGTTTGGAGACATGAACTTTCGGATCGAGGACTTTGGGTTGCACTTTGTTCGGGAATCCATAAAATATCGATACTACAGTGACCTGTGGGAGAAGGATCAG CTCAGCATTGCCAAGAGACACGACCCGCTGCTCCGGCAGTTCCAGGAGGGCCCCCTGCTCTTCCCGCCCACTTACAAGTTTGATAAGAACTCTGACAACTATGACACCAG TGAGAAAAAACGCAAGCCTGCATGGACTGACCGCATCCTGTGGAGGTTGAAGCAGCAGCCTCAGGCCAGTTCCCACACCCCCAGGCTGCCAGCCCCCCACTTCGCCCTGTCTCTGAGGAGCTACGTCAGCCACATGATGTACAGCATCAGTGACCATAAGCCTGTCACCAGCACCTTTGACTTGGAG CTGAAGCCATTGGTATCTGCCCCACTGATCACCCTGATGCCTGAGGGCCTGTGGACCATGGAGAACAACATGTTAATCAGCTACTCCTTGACCCCAGAGTTCCTCAGGAGCGCCTGGGACTGGATCGGACTGTATAAG GTGGGGCTGCGCCACATTAATGACTACGTGTCCTATGTCTGGGTCAGGGACAACCAGGTCTCCTTCAGTGACCAGCTGAACCAG GTGTACATCGATATCAGTGATATGCCTGAGACTGAGGATCAGTTT
- the INPP5K gene encoding inositol polyphosphate 5-phosphatase K isoform X1 codes for MMEAVSPRKPTEPRVSQLSIHVVTWNVASAAPPLDLSDLLQLNNQSVNLDMYIIGLQEMNSGIMSFLSDTAFEDPWSSFFMDVLSPLSFIKVSSVRMQGLLLLVFAKLQHLPFIQILSTKSTPTGLFGYWGNKGGVDICLKLYGYYVSIINCHLPPHMDNNDQRLEHFDRILEMQNFEGHDIPNILDHDLILWFGDMNFRIEDFGLHFVRESIKYRYYSDLWEKDQLSIAKRHDPLLRQFQEGPLLFPPTYKFDKNSDNYDTSEKKRKPAWTDRILWRLKQQPQASSHTPRLPAPHFALSLRSYVSHMMYSISDHKPVTSTFDLELKPLVSAPLITLMPEGLWTMENNMLISYSLTPEFLRSAWDWIGLYKVGLRHINDYVSYVWVRDNQVSFSDQLNQVYIDISDMPETEDQFLLCYYSNNLHSVVGISKPFKIQPRSFLGEDLLDEAQPQF; via the exons ATGATGGAGGCCGTGAGCCCACGGAAGCCGACCGAGCCGAGAGTCAGCCAGCTCAG CATACATGTTGTGACATGGAACGTGGCCTCTGCAGCACCCCCTCTAGACCTCAGTGATCTGCTTCAGCTGAACAACCAGAGCGTGAATCTGGACATGTATATCATTGG TTTGCAGGAAATGAACTCTGGGATCATGAGCTTCCTTTCTGACACTGCCTTTGAAGACCCATGGAGCAGTTTCTTCATGGATGTGCTTTCCCCTCTGAGCTTCATCAAG GTCTCCAGTGTCCGCATGCAGGGGCTCCTCTTACTGGTCTTTGCCAAGCTTCAGCATTTGCCCTTTATCCAGATTCTCTCTACTAAATCCACCCCTACTGGCCTTTTTGGTTACTGG GGGAACAAAGGGGGTGTCGACATCTGCCTGAAGCTTTACGGCTACTATGTCAGCATCATCAACTGCCACCTGCCACCCCACATGGACAACAATGACCAGCGCCTGGAGCACTTTGACCGGATCCTAGAGATGCAGAATTTTGAAGGACATGATATCCCCAATATCCTGGACCATGA CCTCATTCTCTGGTTTGGAGACATGAACTTTCGGATCGAGGACTTTGGGTTGCACTTTGTTCGGGAATCCATAAAATATCGATACTACAGTGACCTGTGGGAGAAGGATCAG CTCAGCATTGCCAAGAGACACGACCCGCTGCTCCGGCAGTTCCAGGAGGGCCCCCTGCTCTTCCCGCCCACTTACAAGTTTGATAAGAACTCTGACAACTATGACACCAG TGAGAAAAAACGCAAGCCTGCATGGACTGACCGCATCCTGTGGAGGTTGAAGCAGCAGCCTCAGGCCAGTTCCCACACCCCCAGGCTGCCAGCCCCCCACTTCGCCCTGTCTCTGAGGAGCTACGTCAGCCACATGATGTACAGCATCAGTGACCATAAGCCTGTCACCAGCACCTTTGACTTGGAG CTGAAGCCATTGGTATCTGCCCCACTGATCACCCTGATGCCTGAGGGCCTGTGGACCATGGAGAACAACATGTTAATCAGCTACTCCTTGACCCCAGAGTTCCTCAGGAGCGCCTGGGACTGGATCGGACTGTATAAG GTGGGGCTGCGCCACATTAATGACTACGTGTCCTATGTCTGGGTCAGGGACAACCAGGTCTCCTTCAGTGACCAGCTGAACCAG GTGTACATCGATATCAGTGATATGCCTGAGACTGAGGATCAGTTT
- the INPP5K gene encoding inositol polyphosphate 5-phosphatase K isoform X3: MNSGIMSFLSDTAFEDPWSSFFMDVLSPLSFIKVSSVRMQGLLLLVFAKLQHLPFIQILSTKSTPTGLFGYWGNKGGVDICLKLYGYYVSIINCHLPPHMDNNDQRLEHFDRILEMQNFEGHDIPNILDHDLILWFGDMNFRIEDFGLHFVRESIKYRYYSDLWEKDQLSIAKRHDPLLRQFQEGPLLFPPTYKFDKNSDNYDTSEKKRKPAWTDRILWRLKQQPQASSHTPRLPAPHFALSLRSYVSHMMYSISDHKPVTSTFDLELKPLVSAPLITLMPEGLWTMENNMLISYSLTPEFLRSAWDWIGLYKVGLRHINDYVSYVWVRDNQVSFSDQLNQVYIDISDMPETEDQFLLCYYSNNLHSVVGISKPFKIQPRSFLGEDLLDEAQPQF, translated from the exons ATGAACTCTGGGATCATGAGCTTCCTTTCTGACACTGCCTTTGAAGACCCATGGAGCAGTTTCTTCATGGATGTGCTTTCCCCTCTGAGCTTCATCAAG GTCTCCAGTGTCCGCATGCAGGGGCTCCTCTTACTGGTCTTTGCCAAGCTTCAGCATTTGCCCTTTATCCAGATTCTCTCTACTAAATCCACCCCTACTGGCCTTTTTGGTTACTGG GGGAACAAAGGGGGTGTCGACATCTGCCTGAAGCTTTACGGCTACTATGTCAGCATCATCAACTGCCACCTGCCACCCCACATGGACAACAATGACCAGCGCCTGGAGCACTTTGACCGGATCCTAGAGATGCAGAATTTTGAAGGACATGATATCCCCAATATCCTGGACCATGA CCTCATTCTCTGGTTTGGAGACATGAACTTTCGGATCGAGGACTTTGGGTTGCACTTTGTTCGGGAATCCATAAAATATCGATACTACAGTGACCTGTGGGAGAAGGATCAG CTCAGCATTGCCAAGAGACACGACCCGCTGCTCCGGCAGTTCCAGGAGGGCCCCCTGCTCTTCCCGCCCACTTACAAGTTTGATAAGAACTCTGACAACTATGACACCAG TGAGAAAAAACGCAAGCCTGCATGGACTGACCGCATCCTGTGGAGGTTGAAGCAGCAGCCTCAGGCCAGTTCCCACACCCCCAGGCTGCCAGCCCCCCACTTCGCCCTGTCTCTGAGGAGCTACGTCAGCCACATGATGTACAGCATCAGTGACCATAAGCCTGTCACCAGCACCTTTGACTTGGAG CTGAAGCCATTGGTATCTGCCCCACTGATCACCCTGATGCCTGAGGGCCTGTGGACCATGGAGAACAACATGTTAATCAGCTACTCCTTGACCCCAGAGTTCCTCAGGAGCGCCTGGGACTGGATCGGACTGTATAAG GTGGGGCTGCGCCACATTAATGACTACGTGTCCTATGTCTGGGTCAGGGACAACCAGGTCTCCTTCAGTGACCAGCTGAACCAG GTGTACATCGATATCAGTGATATGCCTGAGACTGAGGATCAGTTT